The following coding sequences are from one Triticum dicoccoides isolate Atlit2015 ecotype Zavitan chromosome 4A, WEW_v2.0, whole genome shotgun sequence window:
- the LOC119284222 gene encoding scopoletin glucosyltransferase-like, whose translation MAAQDEQPLHILFFPFLAPGHLIPTTDMAALFAARGVRCTILTTPVNAAIIRSAVDRANDASAGTNSSLAIDISIVPFPDVGLPPGVENFAALTSQDERDRFFRALPLFREPFGRLLADSRPDAVISDSFFHWSVDAAAEHGVPRIAFLGSSMFARSCSDSMLRHNPLAAAPDDPDALVSLPGLPHRVEMRRSQMMDPARASHWAFFESVNAADQRSFGEVFNSFHELEPDYVEHYRATLGRRAWLVGPVALAGKDDVAGRGASAPSTDADGCLRWLDAKPAGSVVYVSFGTLASFSPAELRQLARGLDLSGTNFLWAMGGADTSPEKWMPEGFAELVAPRGGRGFIVRGWAPQLLILNHPALRGFVTHCGWNSVLEAVSAGVPMVTWPRHADQFNNEMLIVELLEVGVSVGAKDYGSSLDAHEVVAGEVIAGSIGRLMESDAIQKKAKDLAVKARSAVETGGSSYDAVGRLMDELTARRSSVKVN comes from the coding sequence ATGGCTGCTCAAGACGAGCAGCCGCTGCACATCCTCTTCTTCCCGTTCCTAGCCCCGGGCCACCTCATTCCAACCACCGACATGGCCGCGCTCTTCGCCGCCCGCGGCGTTCGGTGTACCATCCTCACCACGCCGGTCAACGCCGCCATCATCCGCTCGGCCGTCGACCGCGCCAACGACGCCTCCGCCGGCACAAACAGCTCCCTCGCGATCGACATCTCCATCGTGCCTTTCCCCGACGTCGGGCTCCCGCCGGGCGTCGAGAACTTCGCGGCCCTCACGTCCCAGGACGAACGCGACAGGTTCTTCCGAGCGCTGCCACTGTTCCGGGAGCCCTTTGGCCGGCTCCTGGCCGACAGCCGCCCAGACGCCGTCATCTCCGACAGCTTCTTCCACTGGTCCGTTGACGCCGCGGCGGAGCACGGCGTCCCGCGCATCGCGTTCCTCGGCAGCAGCATGTTCGCGCGCTCCTGCAGCGACAGCATGCTGCGCCACAACCCGCTGGCGGCCGCCCCCGACGACCCCGACGCCCTCGTCTCCCTGCCGGGGCTGCCGCACCGCGTCGAGATGAGGCGGAGCCAGATGATGGACCCGGCGAGGGCGTCGCACTGGGCCTTCTTCGAGAGCGTGAACGCCGCGGACCAGCGGAGCTTCGGCGAGGTGTTCAACAGCTTCCACGAGCTGGAGCCGGACTACGTGGAGCACTACCGCGCGACGCTCGGCCGCCGCGCGTGGCtcgtggggcccgtggcgctcgccGGCAAGGACGACGTGGCCGGGCGAGGCGCCAGCGCGCCCTCGACGGACGCGGACGGCTGCCTCCGGTGGCTGGACGCGAAGCCGGCCGGCTCGGTGGTGTACGTGTCCTTCGGCACGCTGGCCAGCTTCTCGCCGGCGGAGCTGCGCCAGCTCGCCCGCGGCCTCGACCTCTCAGGCACGAATTTCCTGTGGGCGATGGGCGGAGCGGACACTTCGCCGGAGAAGTGGATGCCCGAAGGCTTCGCGGAGCTGGTGGCACCACGCGGCGGTCGCGGCTTCATCGTACGGGGCTGGGCGCCGCAGCTGCTCATCCTGAACCACCCGGCCCTCCGCGGGTTCGTGACGCACTGCGGCTGGAACTCGGTGCTGGAGGCCGTGAGCGCCGGCGTGCCGATGGTCACGTGGCCGCGGCACGCAGACCAGTTCAACAACGAGATGCTCATCGTGGAGCTGCTCGAGGTGGGCGTCAGCGTCGGCGCCAAGGACTACGGGTCGTCCCTCGATGCCCACGAGGTGGTGGCCGGCGAGGTGATCGCCGGATCCATCGGGAGGTTGATGGAGAGTGACGCCATACAGAAGAAGGCCAAGGATCTCGCTGTGAAGGCAAGGAGCGCCGTGGAGACGGGCGGGTCTTCGTACGACGCCGTTGGCCGGCTGATGGACGAGTTAACGGCTCGCCGGAGTTCCGTCAAGGTTAATTAA